TTTAAGAGTACctttgctatttatatttttaccCAATGCTGTGCATGCAGTTGTTCACAAGGTCTTTGAAGAATCATGATCTGTGAAACATTATTTTACATTCAGACAAAGAGCTGGAGTGGAGTGTGTGTGCTAGAAGGGGAAGTCAATGGAGAGGAAACCCATCCCAGAGAAATACATTTATTATGGGGTCAATAGCCCATGAAATTAACTGTAAAGCAcaatgatatacagtggggagaacaagtatttgacacaccgattttacaggttttcctacttacaaagcatgtagaggtctgtaatttttatcataggtacacttcaactgtgagagacggaatcaaaaaaaaatccagaaaatcacactgtatgatttttaagtaattaatttgcattttattgcatgtcataagtatttgatcacctaccgaccagtaagaattccggctctcacagacctgttagtttatCTTGAAgaaccctcctgttctccactccttacctgtattaactgcacctgtttgaacacgttacctgtataaaagacacttgtccacacactcaatcaaacagactccaacctttccacaatggccaagaccagagagctgtgtaaggacataagggataaaattgtagacctgcacaaggctgggattgggctacaggacaataggcaagcatcttggtgagaaggcaacaactgttggcacaattattagaaactggaagaagttcaagatgacggtcaatcaccctcggtctggggctccatgcaagatctcacctcgtggggcatcaatgatcatgaggaaggtgaggaatcagcccagatctacacggcaggacctggtcaatgacctgaagagagctgggaccacagtctaaAACATTAGTTACACACTACgtcatcatggattaaaatcctgcagcgcacgcaaggtccccctgctcaagccatcgcatgtccaggcccgtctgaagtttgccaatgaccatttggatgacccagaggaggaatgggaggaggtcatgtggtctgatgagacaaaaatagagctttttggtccaACCTCCAcacgccgtgtttggaggaaaagaaggatgagtacaaccccaagaacaccatcccaactgtgaagcatggaggtggaaacataattctttggggatgcttttctgcaaaggggacaggacgactgcaccatattgcggggaggatggatggggccatgtatcgcgagatcttggcccacaacctccttccctcagtaagaacaTTGAAGAggggttgtggctgggtcttccagcatgacaacgacccgaaacacacagccagggcaacagcatctcaaggtcctggagtggcctagcccatctccagacctgaactcaatagaaaatctttggagggagctgaaagtccatattgcccagcgacagccccgaaacctaaaggatctggagaaggtctgtatggaggagtgggccaaaatccctgctgcagtgtgtgcaaacctggtcaagaactacaggaaacgtataatctctgtaattgcaaacaaaggtttctgtaccaaatattaagttctgcttttctgatgtatcaaatacttatgtcatgcaataaaatgctaattaattacttaaaaatcataaaatgtgattttctggaattttgttttagattctgtctctcacagttgaagtgtacctatgatacagaTTACagtcctctacatgctttgtaagtaggaaaacctgcaaaatcggcagtgtatcaaatacttgttctccccactgtatatttgtgCACCGTCTCTGAATATAGGATCTCTGTATATGAATGTTAGTAAAAGCCATCATCTACTGGAGGATGACCATTCGAAGGAAGAGCTCAAATCCCTCAATGGTTAGCTACATGAAGTTATGTTCAATTAAAACCAGAACATGTTTACAGTAATCACACAGTTCATAACTTAAGATTACATTTTCTATAAGCAAATGCCTTTTGGAATTGCACAACCAGAGACAAGGTCATAGAGAATACCCTTGAGCTAATGACAGATGAGCTCACCTGCGATGGGCGGCCCCAGGAGGCCACCGCTGCTGCGGATGAGCATGAAGAAGCCGAGGGCACTCCCCAGCCGCTGCACGCCTACCACCTCAGCCAGCACGGTGATGTGGATGGAGACGGTGGCCCCGTACACCAGGCCATAGGCTGAACTGAAGGCAGCCAGCTCAAGGAAGGAGGAGGCGAGGGGACACAGCAGCAGGACTATACCCAGCAAGATCACAGTGGCAGTCAGCTGCTGCACCATCTCCACTAGATGCAGGTTGGCCACCCAGCCGAAGAACACCCGGCCCGTCAGGTCCAGAACTGCTGAGATGGACATGAGGGCAGTCGCCTGATACTCATCCACTCCCTGGCTCCGGGCATAGGGCACAAGGAAGAGGGCCGGGGCAAAAAAGCCCAAAGCAGCAAACACTCCGAACATGGAGTAGACCATGAAGCGGGGGTTGGTGATGAGTGTGTAGTCCACGTAGCGCAGGACTTTGCTCCATAGCTCAGCCTTTCTGGCCTTCTGGGCTTGGGCCTTGCCTGTCCGCTCCACTGTCCCCTCAGAGCTGGATTTAGTCTGGGGCAAGGCATCCAACGTCaagtctccttcctcctctctgacctCCTTGGGAGGCAGCTTAGTGGGGGTGTTCAGGGGGCGCAGTAAcatcccacaaacacacaggttgAGCTGCAGGCCCCCCAGCACCAACATGGCCCCCCTCCAGGAGTAGTGGTCCACCAGCAGCTGGAACAGTGGAGTAAACAGGAAGGTGATGATGCACTCTCCTGCGCTGGCCAAGGCGTTGGCCATGGGCCTCCTCTTCTCAAAATACCAGCCCACCATGGTCACTGTGGGGGTCCAGGTCAGGGCATAACCAAAACCTACAGGGCAAGTAAAGACCACAGCACTGTGTGTGGGACTGGAGAAATAATTAATTTAAGGAAAGATTGGGATTGGGGGATTGAACTTATTAGAAACATAGTTAAATTGCAGTCAATTCTCATAAATCATGAACAGAATTCATCAATGATTCGTATTTCCTTCAACTTTCTGAAGAAGTAATGTCTGTTTCAATGCGCCTGTGTGAAGTTGTGTAGCCAGTTAGCATGCCTAAACAGGCATTTCTAAAAATACTTTCCCCGAAAACCTTCTCAATGAAATGTTGACTAGGCCTACCtagcagaatgatatcatgagtATTTGTATCATCGGGTGGGCATTTGCTTTGCAAACTCTTCCCATCACATGAAACATCGCTGCAAGAACCGCTAGCTCCAAACTCAATGGTCTCTAGCTGGTGCACAGTTGAATTAAAGGTCATCTTcacctttacccccccccccagacctcaaaagtagtCTCCTGATTTAGTGTAAACATTCTTGTGGCCTTATAATATCAAATGTGGTTATTTTTCCATTTTTAAAAAGTATGTTGTTAAAGtgaaaaacagaaaaaaaattgGAAAAATCCCAGACCTGGAATAACGAATCTGAGAAAATGGAATTTGGCAAACAAATTATAAATAATGTTAATTACCATGTTCTATGTATTCCTGTCTGGGGAGACTGAGATTAACATTATATGTCATGATAAACCTTAAATGCAGACTAAAGAGCCCAACTCCCCCTGCCCTAGGACACTATTTTCTCTATCTATTGCGGTTTAGAAAGTAAGGAGTTTTGAGATTAATTAAAGGCGTATTATCTACTTGTTATTCACAACAACAACGAAAAACAAAAAAagtgaaaaaaaaatgttttatcactTTTTGGGTCCTAAATAATTTGCATACCTGATCTATGTGTGTTTGTACTTACCGGTTAGGAGCCCAACAGTGATGTAAAGTTGAACCAGGTTCTGTGCGAAAGCCCCAGCCACCATCCCCACACAGCTCAGTAGACCCCCTATCATCACCACGGCCCGGTGGCTGTAGCGAGCACTCAGAGCAGACGCCATGGGGGCTAGACAAGGAAACacaggacagacagtcagactCAGCATCAACACTTTGTGAAAGACGTATGCAGCCAAGAGTTCTCAACTGATGTGAAGTTTACAGTGCTGATTACATTTCCATATTCTATTGTAATCCTGTTAGTCTGCGCTCTCATCTGATTGCAACTAGTTTGATTCATTTATCCATTTCTCATCAACACATCTTCGTGCTCTTCATGTACACTCCATTTCTCTTATAGATttgttttcttgtggtttttactCTTTGACTGAGGTGGCATCAATTACACACTCCAAAAACTCAGGTCAGAAATGAGAGTGGTGAGCTTCAGCAAAACATTGTGCTTCTAGAGTGGGGGTCAGGCGACTAGGCGATTTATTTTAGCTTTTTCTTAAAATTTCATGCACAAGATTACTTTCTAATATATCACTTAACAACACTACAGCTAGCAAGATGGAATGTTAATAGGATGAATGGCCAAAATAAACGAGCGGCCTGCTTAGATTCCTTTTGTAGACATAACGTTTATGTTATATTCATTCAAGAGTCGCACCTAAAATAATCTGATGCCCAAAGATTTGCAAAAAGGCATTATGTTGCAGTGTCATCTTCTGTAGATCCCAAAACTCGTGGCTCCCTTGTTGTCATGAGACGTAGTTTAACATGGACTGTTCTGAGAAAATATGGTAGCGCTGACGGTAGGAAATCGTATATCATATAACAAAACTGCAATCTTAGGTAGGAAAATGACTTTCACATCAGTATATACTCCAACCCAGTATGAGCCtacttaaaatgtatttattttttaaaatctaacCGTGTTGGTGGCAAATATTACAGGTTTTTCTCTGATCATACGTGCGGATATGAATGCCATTTTATTAACTTTGGCTTTCACACCCGTGTCGGTGGCATTTAGCAACCTGGTCAGGGATTTTAATCTCACTGACATATCCCTACGTCTAGACAATTTCGTTTTTACTCTGCTAGACATAAATCCTACTCCAGAATAGATTACATTCTATCTTCCAACACTGCATACTCAGATATTCATAATGCATCGATATGCACATGTCCACTTTCTGATCATAGCTTAGTCAGAGCATCATGCCGGCATTTCAATGTAAcgttaaaaaaataacaaaccaTTTTGTACTCTATTTCAAAACTAACTAGTTTAATTAACACAGATTGTTGGGTCTGTTGAAGATGTCCTTATccagctcaacattcaacaccatagtgccttccaagctcattactaagctaaggaccctgggactgaaaacctccctctgcaactggatcctggacttcctgacaggataaccccaggtggtgagggtaggcaacaacttatccgccacgctgaccatcAATACGGGGGCCTCTTAAGGGTGCTGACTGTTaccccacaactgcgtggccaagcacgactccaacaccattattaagtttgcccGACGACActacggtggtaggcctgatcaccgacaacgatgagacagcctataggaaggacgtcagagacctggcagtgtggtgccaggacaacaacctctccctcaacgtcagcaaaacaaaggagttgattgtgagcacaggaaatggagggctgagcatgcccccattcacatcgacaggggtgcaatggagcgggttgagagcttcaagttccttggtgtccacatcactaagaatctatcgtggtccaaacacaccaacacaattGTGAAGAGGGCATAACAACGCCTCTTCCCACTCAGGAGGAGGAAAatgtttggcatgggccctcagatcctcaaaaagttctacagctgcaccattgagagcatcttgactggctgcatcaccacatGGTATGGCAACGGCTTGGTATCCTACCGCAAGGTGCTATAGAGGGTAATGcggatggcccagtacatcacggggtccaagctccctgccattcaggacatttataccatgcggtgtcagaggaagtccctaaaAATGGTCAACGACTCCAGCCGCACAagtcatagaccgttctctctgtTACTGTTTGGCAAACTGTACCGAAGTCTGGAAtcaaacaggaccctgaacatacataagactgctaaatagttaatcaaatagctaccctgACTATCTGCACTGACGCTTTTTGCAATAACTGTTTTGACTCGTTATATACGCTGCTAATACTGTTaattatctgtcactttattcctagttatatttacactaccggtccaaagttttagaacacctactcattcaagggtttttctttatttttactattttctacattgggcTTTTtaaccaaaaaggagagtgatggagtgctgcatcagatgacctggcctccacaatcccccaacctcaaccaaattgagatggtttgggatgagtcggaccacagagtgaaggaaaagcagccaacaagtgctcagcatatgtgggaactccttcaagactgttggaaaaacattccaggggaagctggttgagagaatgccaagagtgtgcaaagctgtcatcaaggcgatgggtggctatttgaagaatctcaaatataaaatatattttgatttgtttaacacttctttggttactacatgattccatacgtgttatttcagttgtgatgtctacactattattatacaatgtagaaaacagtaaaaataaagaaaaacccttgaatgagtaggtctgtccaaacttttgactggtactgtaggtgtcccTACATCACCCTGGCTAAAGCTGTCAGCTACTTACAACTCTATACTGACACCTGGTGGCTAATATCTCAGAAGACTGACATgaaatgtttatatatttatttaacctttatttaaccaggtaggccagttgagaagttctcatttacaactgcgacttggccaagataaagcaaagcagtgcaacaaaaacaacacagagttacaaatggGCTAAACAGACGTACAGTCAtcaacacaatagaaacatctgtACAAATGAAggaaggaggtaaggcaataaataggccaattgtggcaaagtaattacaatttagcaattgaaCACTGCAgggatatatgtgcagatgaggatgtgcaagtagaactactggtgtacaaaagagcagaaaaacaaaaacaaatatggggataaggtaggtagttggttggatgggctatttacaggtgtgCTGTGTACAGTTGcagcgatcagtaagctgctctgacagctgacgcttgaagttagtgagggagttaTGTCTCCAACTGCAGttgtttttgcaattcgttccagtcattggcagcagagaattagaaggaaaggcagccaaatgaggtgttggctttagggatgaccagtgaaatatacctgctggagtgcgtgctacgggtgggtgttgctatggtgaccagtgagctgagataaggtggagctttaccaagcaaagacttatagatgacctggagccagtgggtttggggaatatgtagagaggaccagccaacgagagcatacaggttgtaGTGGTGGGtactatatggggctttggtgacaaaacggatggcattgtgatagactgcatccaatttgctgagtagagtgttggaggctattttgtaaatgacatcgctgaagcgaaggattggtaggatggtcagttttacaagggtatgtctggcagcatgagtgaaggaggctttgttgcaaaataggaatcCGATTCGagatttggattggagatgcttttttttattttatttttttatttttttattttaccccctttttctccccaattttcgtggtatccaattgttgtagtagctacaatcttgtctcatcgctacaactcccgtaagggctcgggagagacgaaggttgaaagtcatgcgtcctccgatacacaacccaaccagccgtactgcttcttaacacagcgtgcatccaacccggaagccagccgcaccaatgtgtcaacCAATGTGTCAACCAAGTTTttcaaccttggttagcgcgcactgcgcccggcccgccacaggagtcgctggtgcgcgatgagacaaggacatccctaccgaccaagccctccctaacccggacaacgctaggccaattgtgcgtcgccccacggacctcccggtcacggccggttacgacagagcctgggcgcgaacccagagacTCTGatagtacagcgcccttaaccactgcaccacccgggaggcccggattggagatgcttaatgtgagtctggaaggagagtgtaCAGTGAACCACGTGAGCCAGTCATTAGACAAACCAAGGCttttgagtctgctgataagaatacaatgattgacagagtcgacagccttggccaggtcgatgaagacggctgcacagtactgtcttttatcgatgacggttatgatGTCATAAACATAAACTGACATAAACATGTAGTAGAAAtgagtatagtagtaatagtcaAAGAAATGTCCAGAAGGGTTGGAGCCTATATTTAGATCCATGTTTGCCTTGAATAATACTAGTTTAACTCACTCAGATTTCACTTTAAAGAAAGTCCGATTTCATTGGACAAGTTAAGGACAATTCAAGGAAAATCATGTTTTAATTGCCTTCGATCAAGTTTCTCACCTCCACAGTGTATGGTTGCCACAGCAATGGATGTAATCCAGGAGGTTCCTGTTGCTGTGGCCTCAAAGTAGCCGTGGATCTCCATGTAGAACACTCCGAAGGCCTTGATCACTCCAAAGGTCAGCCCAAACACCAGGAAGCAGGCCAGCAGGATGAACCATCCGTAGCCTCCATCAGGGGGGCTCACCGTAAGCTGCTGTCGGTACTGCACAGTCCCACTCTTCACTGGGGAGTCCATCTCCAACCTTAGGCTGACAGGCTCTTCTCAAGCATCTATGGTAAGATATAGTAATAGATAAGATAATATCAATTTGTTCTTATATCTGCCCATCCCGTTTAAACAGGTGTtgtgatttcacctttatttaaccaggtaagccagttgagaacaagttctcatttacaactgcgacctggccaagataaagtaaagcagtgcgacacaaacaacacagagttacaaatgggataaacaaatgtacagtcaaaaaacaatagaaaagtatatatacagtgtgtgcaaatgtagtaagattagggaggtaaggcaatgaatagACCATAATATCGAATaagatatgtctccaacttcagtgatttttgcaattcgttccagtcattggcaacagagaactgtaaggaaaggcggccaaaggaggagttggctttggggattaccaatgaaatatacctgctggagcgagtgctacgggtgggtgctgctatccTGATCagggagctgagataaggcggggctttacctagcaaagagttatagatgacctggaaccagtgggtttcgCAATGAATATgatgcgagggccagccaacgagagcatacaggtcgcagtggtgggtagtatatggggctttggtaacaaaacggatggcactgtgatagactgcatccaatttgctgagtagagtgttggaggctattttgtaaatgacatcgccgaattcaaggatcggtaggataatcagttttacgagggtatgtttggcagcatgagtgaaggagcctttgttgcaaaataggatatattctagatttaattttggattggagatgcttaatgtgagtctggaaggagaatttacagtgtaaccagacacctaggtatttgtagttgtcaacatattctaaatcagaaccttccagagtagtgatgctagtcgggcaggcaggtgcaggcaTCGATTGgttaaagagcatgcatttgattttacttgcatttaagagcagttggaggccatggaaggagtgttgtatggcattgaacctcgtctggaggtttgttaacacaatatccaaaaaagggccagatgtatacagaatggtgtcatctgcgtagaggtggattagagaatcaccagcagcaagagcgacatcattgatgtatacagataaaagagttggcccgagatttgaaccctgtggcacccccatagagactgccagaggtccggacaacaggccctccgatttgacacactgaactctatctgacaAGAAGTTTGTGATCCAGGCGAGaatcatttgagaaacaaaggctgttgagtctgccgataagaatgcggtgattgacagagtcgaaagcctggCCAGgctgatgaagacggctgcacagtattgtctaacctttcgatggaggttatgatatc
This DNA window, taken from Oncorhynchus kisutch isolate 150728-3 linkage group LG22, Okis_V2, whole genome shotgun sequence, encodes the following:
- the si:dkey-246g23.4 gene encoding monocarboxylate transporter 2, whose protein sequence is MDSPVKSGTVQYRQQLTVSPPDGGYGWFILLACFLVFGLTFGVIKAFGVFYMEIHGYFEATATGTSWITSIAVATIHCGAPMASALSARYSHRAVVMIGGLLSCVGMVAGAFAQNLVQLYITVGLLTGFGYALTWTPTVTMVGWYFEKRRPMANALASAGECIITFLFTPLFQLLVDHYSWRGAMLVLGGLQLNLCVCGMLLRPLNTPTKLPPKEVREEEGDLTLDALPQTKSSSEGTVERTGKAQAQKARKAELWSKVLRYVDYTLITNPRFMVYSMFGVFAALGFFAPALFLVPYARSQGVDEYQATALMSISAVLDLTGRVFFGWVANLHLVEMVQQLTATVILLGIVLLLCPLASSFLELAAFSSAYGLVYGATVSIHITVLAEVVGVQRLGSALGFFMLIRSSGGLLGPPIAGFLIDKMSDYGTGFLMAGVALLISALFLLLLHQMNRRAQGSARTGHV